In Polyangiaceae bacterium, the genomic window CGAAGTCGTGGAGCGCCGCGCCCACCACCCACGCCAGGAGCGCGTACACCGTTGCGCGCTCGGGCGTGGGCGCCAGCGAAGAGGCCAGGAAGCCGATGCCGAGGAACGCCCAGGACAGGCCCGCGGTGACCGCCAGGCTGCGCAGGACCAACGGCAAGAGCGCCTCGTCGGAGCCGGTGACCAGGCCCGTGACGAGCGTCCCGAGCAAGAGCCCTGCGAGGGGCCCGAGCACGACCACGACCCGCGAGGCGATCACCGCGACCAGCCAGTCCTGCCGCCGGCAGGGCTGGGCCAGCACCAGCTCGAAGAACCCGGAGGTGCGCGCGCGCACGATGGTCTGGCTGGACGCGACCAGCGCGACCAGCGGCACCGCGATGACCACCGCGTTGGCGACGTTCAGCACCACGCGGGACAGGCCCGTGAACCCCAGCACCGTGGACTCGCGCAGCCCGAGCCAGACGAACGCCGCGAACACCGCGCCGTAGACCGCCGCCGTGAACACCACCCAACGCGAGCGCAAAGCGTCGGCCATCTCGAGGCGGAACAGGGCGTTCTGGCGATCGGACTGGCTCATGGCTTCTCCGCGCGCTTCTTGGCGGCGCGCTCGACGTCCGCGAAGCTGGCGTCGCCGTCCGGCGCGTGAACGAAGCCGAAGTCCATGGGTGTCTTGCCGCCGGTCTTGAACTTCGCGCTGCGCGCGTCCACCCAGGTGCCGGCCGCGTCGCGCACCCACATCTTGGGCGGGCTGATGTTGCGTTCCAGCACGTAGGCGGCCAGACAGCCGACGTCGTCGAAGTACACCCGCGTGCCGTCCGCGGTCACGAGCTGCGCGGCGTGGGGCGGCTCGCTGACCAGCATGGCGCAGCTGCCGCAGGGCTGCTTGCCCCAGATGGGGTCCTTCGGCGCGTCGGCGGACTCGCAGGCGACCAGAAGGGCCATCAGGGCAAGGGCGAGCCTCTTCATTTCACACCACCTTGAGCCGCGGCTCGCTGGCTCGCTCGGTCAGATCCAGCTCGTCCACGTGGTAGACGCTGAGGTCGGAGATGGAAGCGCCGTGCTCACGCACCAGGCGCGCGACGATCGCCACCTTGTCCGTCTGGGTCACCAGGGACTCGAAGCGCTCGGCGCCCGCCGCGCTGAAGCCGCTCTCCAGGAGGAAGGCTCGCACGCTCTCCGGCGCGGCCTTCGCCAGCGTGACCTCGACGCGGAAGCGCTGGCGATCGGCCAGGAGCTCCTCCACGGAGGCGTCGCGCTCGATGCGCCCCTCCCGGAGCTCGACCACACGGTCGACGAGCTGCCGCACCTCGTCGAGGCGGTGGGAGCAGAGCAGGGTGACGTGGTGCTTGGGGCGGGCGTCCAGCTCCGCGAAGAACGCGGCGCGTGCCTGCGCGTCCAGGTTCGCCGTGGGCTCGTCGCAGACCAGGATCGGCGCCTCCGCCGCCAGCGTCAGCGCCGCGAGCACCTTCTGCTTCGTCCCGCCGGAGAGATCCCGGAAGCGCACCTTGTCCACCTCGGAGAGCACCAACCCGAGCCGGCTCGCGCGCTCCGCCACGGCCTTCGGCTTCACCTCCCGGAGCCGGCAGATGGCCGCCACCACCTCCCGCACCGGCGCCTCGATGGGCGGCGCGATCTGCGGCATGTAGGCCACGCTCTTGAGCGCGACCTCCGGGCTCACCGCCACGTCCACGCCGGCGATGCTCACGCGGCCGTCCACGCGCAGGAGGCCGAGCAGGCTGCGCAGGAGCGTGGTTTTGCCGGAGCCGTTCGAGCCGATGAACGCCACGCGCTCTCCCGGGTCGATGCGCAGGCAGACGTCGCGCAGCGCGACCACGCGGCCGAAGGACTTGCTGACGTGCGAGAGCTCGATCACGGTCGCCTCCGCCCGAAGCTCGGCGTGCCGTCCGAGAGGAGCTTGCGCTGCGAGAAGGTCGGGACGGCTTCGGAGATGGCGTCCACCAGGCTCATCGCCACGGTGCCGCGGAAGAAGCGCAAGACCGGGCGCGCGTCGGT contains:
- a CDS encoding ABC transporter permease subunit, which gives rise to MSQSDRQNALFRLEMADALRSRWVVFTAAVYGAVFAAFVWLGLRESTVLGFTGLSRVVLNVANAVVIAVPLVALVASSQTIVRARTSGFFELVLAQPCRRQDWLVAVIASRVVVVLGPLAGLLLGTLVTGLVTGSDEALLPLVLRSLAVTAGLSWAFLGIGFLASSLAPTPERATVYALLAWVVGAALHDFALIGALLRFRLAPEAVFALAAANPVEAARVALLSGVDPELGVLGPVGFWLANSFGSKLTLLVGVGWPVVLGSLCLMLAARRLSRADLVA
- a CDS encoding ABC transporter ATP-binding protein produces the protein MIELSHVSKSFGRVVALRDVCLRIDPGERVAFIGSNGSGKTTLLRSLLGLLRVDGRVSIAGVDVAVSPEVALKSVAYMPQIAPPIEAPVREVVAAICRLREVKPKAVAERASRLGLVLSEVDKVRFRDLSGGTKQKVLAALTLAAEAPILVCDEPTANLDAQARAAFFAELDARPKHHVTLLCSHRLDEVRQLVDRVVELREGRIERDASVEELLADRQRFRVEVTLAKAAPESVRAFLLESGFSAAGAERFESLVTQTDKVAIVARLVREHGASISDLSVYHVDELDLTERASEPRLKVV